Proteins found in one Sporosarcina jeotgali genomic segment:
- a CDS encoding transposase family protein, protein MSGIMDLWFLRWFGEASFRHFLGIVLEKTKGWLPMELLTNLTLPFIEKDQLLYFKQTDDVIFLIIELRSSSSKCPKCQATSHRRHSRYTRLVKDLANADTPVEIQVITSKWFCENTECNARVFTERIPWLQPYHRRTERLERVIETIGFSTSCLAAEKICRSLHIPVSHDTILRSIKNKSFTPENPEGSPFCRN, encoded by the coding sequence ATGAGCGGAATTATGGATTTATGGTTCTTACGGTGGTTTGGGGAGGCTTCATTTCGTCATTTTCTGGGTATAGTTTTAGAAAAAACGAAAGGGTGGCTCCCTATGGAATTGCTAACGAATTTAACACTTCCGTTCATAGAAAAAGATCAACTCTTGTATTTCAAACAGACAGATGATGTGATTTTTCTTATTATTGAACTTCGTTCTAGTTCTTCCAAATGCCCAAAGTGCCAGGCAACTTCCCATCGTCGCCATAGCCGATACACTCGATTGGTGAAAGATTTAGCTAATGCGGATACTCCGGTCGAAATTCAGGTGATTACAAGTAAATGGTTCTGCGAAAATACCGAGTGTAACGCACGGGTTTTCACTGAGCGAATCCCATGGCTACAACCTTATCACAGAAGAACAGAACGATTAGAAAGAGTAATTGAGACTATTGGTTTTTCGACGAGTTGCCTAGCTGCGGAAAAGATCTGCCGCTCTCTTCACATTCCAGTCAGTCATGACACGATTTTACGATCCATAAAAAACAAATCATTTACCCCAGAGAACCCTGAGGGCTCTCCCTTTTGTAGGAATTGA
- a CDS encoding SET domain-containing protein, protein MIEVKTSEISDGEFNRGVFATCDIEKGQLLHAAPVISYPNDQHEHIEKTILGDYAFEYGVNHSAILLGYGMLFNHSYEPNAWYDINFDNQTFDFFAHKAIAAGEEIFINYNGEVDDQEQLWFNKDYAPTED, encoded by the coding sequence ATGATAGAAGTAAAAACCTCAGAAATTAGTGATGGCGAATTCAACAGAGGCGTTTTTGCCACATGTGATATTGAAAAAGGCCAGTTGCTGCATGCGGCACCAGTCATTTCTTATCCGAACGATCAGCACGAGCATATTGAGAAAACGATTCTTGGCGATTACGCATTTGAATATGGAGTGAACCACTCCGCAATCCTCTTAGGATATGGCATGCTGTTCAACCATTCCTATGAGCCGAATGCGTGGTATGACATCAACTTTGATAACCAGACATTTGACTTCTTTGCTCATAAAGCAATTGCAGCCGGAGAAGAAATCTTCATCAACTACAATGGTGAAGTGGATGATCAGGAGCAATTGTGGTTTAACAAAGATTATGCACCGACTGAAGATTAA
- a CDS encoding DsbA family oxidoreductase, with protein MKIEIWSDFVCPFCYIGKRKLELALDEIRGKDRIEIEFKSFQLDPDSPKYSGQDFYESMGAKFGGAEKAKQMMVSITDQAKEVGLEFNFDTMKPTNTFDAHRMTKFAKVHGKDAVLAEKLLYANFTQSKDVGNEVILVELAVEAGLSKEEALAVASNPEAYADEVRADIEEAKQLGVTGVPFFVFNRKYAISGAQPPEAFLQTMEKILEEEKPVSAFENLSPDNGVDATCTDGSCAVPEEKK; from the coding sequence ATGAAAATTGAGATTTGGTCGGATTTTGTATGCCCGTTCTGCTACATCGGAAAACGAAAGTTGGAACTGGCGCTGGATGAAATCAGAGGGAAGGACCGCATAGAGATCGAGTTTAAAAGTTTCCAATTGGACCCGGACTCTCCGAAATATAGCGGGCAGGACTTCTACGAAAGTATGGGGGCAAAGTTTGGCGGTGCTGAGAAAGCGAAACAGATGATGGTTTCAATTACTGATCAAGCGAAAGAAGTCGGTCTTGAGTTCAATTTTGACACGATGAAACCGACAAATACGTTTGATGCACATCGCATGACGAAGTTTGCAAAAGTGCACGGCAAAGATGCTGTACTCGCAGAGAAATTACTCTATGCTAATTTCACACAATCCAAAGACGTAGGCAACGAAGTGATTCTTGTTGAACTTGCGGTTGAAGCAGGTTTATCCAAAGAGGAAGCACTTGCTGTTGCCAGTAACCCGGAAGCTTATGCTGATGAAGTACGGGCAGACATCGAAGAAGCAAAACAGCTGGGTGTCACAGGCGTTCCATTCTTCGTGTTCAATCGGAAATATGCAATCTCAGGTGCGCAGCCCCCAGAAGCATTTTTACAAACAATGGAGAAAATCCTGGAAGAAGAAAAGCCAGTTTCCGCATTTGAAAACTTGTCACCTGATAATGGGGTAGATGCAACGTGTACAGATGGCAGTTGTGCGGTTCCTGAGGAAAAGAAGTAA
- a CDS encoding iron-siderophore ABC transporter substrate-binding protein, translating to MHSKRKLSITALLISALVMLMLAACSGGKSTDSKSDENAASDKDTNSTDSSASEKGEYPITIKHAFGETVIESKPERVATVQWANHDVALALGVVPVGFSAANYGVQDDSGMLPWTAEKVKELGESDPNIYQDTDGLDFEAISDSKPDVILAAYSGITQEDYDTLSEIAPVVAYPDKPWATTWREQVLMNSEAMGMKAEGEQLIKDTEEEVKKAAEQYPQLEGKKVAWVNFSAQDMSKLHLYTPADPRGAFLNELGMEYPKSITDEITDPASYSFEFSAENADLLNDADIIVGYGSDELYKAVKADPLFGKIPAIERGSVVFIGDNTPLAASGNPNPLSISYTLDEYVKLLGDAADKVND from the coding sequence ATGCATTCAAAACGCAAACTCTCAATTACCGCTTTACTCATTTCAGCTCTAGTAATGCTTATGCTGGCAGCATGTTCTGGAGGAAAATCTACAGATTCTAAATCCGATGAAAATGCAGCATCTGATAAAGACACAAATTCAACAGATTCATCTGCTTCAGAAAAAGGAGAATACCCAATTACTATCAAGCACGCTTTCGGAGAAACGGTCATTGAAAGTAAACCGGAACGAGTAGCTACTGTACAATGGGCAAATCATGATGTTGCTCTTGCATTAGGTGTGGTGCCTGTAGGTTTCTCAGCTGCCAATTACGGTGTGCAAGATGACAGCGGCATGCTGCCATGGACTGCTGAGAAGGTGAAAGAACTTGGTGAATCTGATCCGAATATCTATCAGGACACGGATGGTCTCGATTTTGAAGCCATTTCTGACTCTAAGCCGGATGTCATTCTGGCAGCATACTCAGGAATTACACAAGAAGACTACGATACTCTTAGTGAAATCGCTCCAGTCGTTGCTTACCCGGACAAGCCATGGGCTACCACTTGGCGTGAACAAGTCCTCATGAATTCTGAAGCAATGGGCATGAAAGCTGAAGGAGAACAGTTGATTAAAGACACAGAAGAGGAAGTTAAAAAAGCAGCAGAACAGTATCCACAGCTTGAAGGCAAGAAAGTTGCCTGGGTTAACTTCTCTGCACAGGATATGTCAAAACTGCACCTTTACACACCAGCTGACCCCCGCGGTGCGTTCCTGAACGAACTTGGCATGGAGTATCCTAAGAGCATCACGGATGAAATCACTGATCCTGCGAGCTACTCATTTGAATTCAGTGCAGAGAACGCAGATCTTTTGAATGATGCGGATATCATCGTCGGTTATGGCAGTGATGAGCTTTACAAAGCTGTAAAAGCGGATCCGCTGTTTGGTAAGATTCCTGCGATTGAACGCGGTTCTGTCGTATTCATCGGAGATAATACGCCACTTGCAGCATCTGGTAATCCGAATCCCCTATCCATCTCATACACTCTCGATGAGTATGTGAAATTATTAGGGGACGCTGCGGATAAGGTCAATGACTAA
- a CDS encoding FecCD family ABC transporter permease — protein sequence MTNPVIAKQKPLNFHFPKYFWAVLAGSLVLIALSSIASLAYGSRSVGLQEIMDGLFHPEVHSYGADVVRKRVSRTVFSLFCGAALGVSGALMQSVTRNPIADPSILGVNTGASLFVVCGIAFLHISTASQYIWLALAGAAITAAFVFGIGSLGRSGATPIKLVLAGAATSAALSSLVLAILIPRSNVMDQFRFWQVGSVGSGSWSAVSTFAPFLIVGLFLAIISGPALNALALGDDVATSLGVRTGFLRVIAALGAVLLCGASTALAGPIGFIGLLATHVMRLILGPDLRFVIPMSALAGAIILTFSDVAGRLLGSPGELEVGVITAFIGAPLLILLAMKSKVRSL from the coding sequence ATGACTAATCCAGTCATTGCAAAGCAAAAGCCGCTCAATTTCCACTTCCCTAAATACTTTTGGGCCGTATTGGCAGGCAGCCTGGTTCTGATTGCATTAAGCTCTATCGCCTCCCTGGCCTATGGATCAAGATCAGTCGGCCTTCAGGAGATCATGGATGGTTTGTTCCATCCTGAAGTTCACTCTTACGGAGCGGATGTTGTCCGGAAACGAGTATCCAGAACTGTGTTCAGCTTATTCTGCGGCGCAGCTTTAGGCGTATCTGGTGCTCTCATGCAATCTGTCACTCGTAACCCTATTGCTGACCCGAGTATACTGGGCGTCAATACGGGCGCTTCCCTATTCGTTGTATGCGGAATTGCATTTCTGCACATCAGCACTGCAAGCCAATACATCTGGCTTGCGCTTGCTGGTGCTGCGATCACAGCGGCGTTTGTTTTCGGTATCGGTTCACTCGGAAGAAGCGGAGCCACCCCTATAAAGTTAGTCCTGGCAGGAGCCGCCACCAGCGCGGCCCTGTCTTCGCTCGTTTTAGCTATCCTGATTCCGAGATCGAACGTCATGGACCAATTCCGCTTTTGGCAGGTCGGAAGTGTCGGGTCCGGTTCATGGAGTGCAGTTTCCACTTTCGCTCCTTTTTTGATTGTCGGTTTGTTTCTTGCCATCATTTCAGGTCCGGCACTGAATGCCTTGGCACTTGGTGATGACGTTGCGACCAGTCTAGGTGTACGAACCGGATTCCTTCGAGTGATTGCGGCTCTGGGTGCAGTTTTGCTGTGCGGGGCCTCGACAGCGCTTGCAGGACCTATCGGTTTTATCGGACTGCTTGCTACTCACGTCATGCGGCTCATACTCGGGCCGGATCTTCGTTTTGTAATTCCGATGTCTGCCTTAGCCGGCGCCATTATTCTCACCTTTTCAGACGTCGCAGGCAGGCTGCTTGGAAGTCCGGGTGAGTTGGAGGTCGGTGTCATAACAGCGTTCATCGGCGCTCCGCTTCTAATTCTATTAGCTATGAAATCGAAAGTGCGGTCATTATGA
- a CDS encoding FecCD family ABC transporter permease: MKSESLKFIQTGRKKRQLRFRLVTVSLAVLAILLCGAMLMLGNTIYPVGVVLRALSGEQISGASFAVSTIRLPRMLAGLFAGFAFGLGGTVFQTMLRNPLANPNVIGITSGSSAAAVFFIVILHTSGAIVSAVSVAAGLVTVLIIYLLSRGKSFSIGRLILVGIGIQAMLDAMISYLLLIGAEQDLPAAFRWLSGSLNGSKMDQLPPLFISVLILTPVVLMLSKQLNILELGEQAATSLGVRTDMTRVLLILSSVIMISIATAMTGPIAFVAFLSGPIAKRLIGAGFSSVIPGGLVGVNLVLAADLIGQFAFTVRYPAGIITGILGAPYLIYLLIRMNRKGEL; this comes from the coding sequence ATGAAAAGTGAATCTTTGAAGTTCATACAAACAGGAAGAAAGAAAAGACAGCTTCGCTTCCGTCTCGTAACAGTCAGCCTTGCCGTTTTGGCAATTCTGCTGTGCGGAGCTATGCTGATGCTTGGAAATACAATTTATCCGGTTGGAGTAGTACTGCGCGCTTTGTCGGGTGAACAGATTTCCGGAGCTTCGTTCGCTGTATCGACAATCCGGCTGCCGCGTATGCTTGCCGGTCTATTCGCAGGCTTTGCTTTCGGACTTGGGGGCACCGTCTTCCAGACAATGCTGCGCAATCCTCTTGCCAACCCGAATGTGATCGGAATCACGTCAGGGTCCAGTGCAGCTGCAGTTTTCTTTATTGTGATTCTGCATACAAGCGGGGCGATCGTTTCTGCTGTGTCAGTAGCGGCTGGCCTTGTTACAGTTCTGATTATCTATCTTTTATCTAGAGGAAAATCGTTTTCAATCGGCCGGCTGATTTTGGTTGGAATTGGGATTCAAGCGATGCTCGATGCGATGATTTCGTACCTGCTGCTCATTGGAGCAGAGCAGGATTTGCCAGCTGCATTCCGCTGGTTAAGCGGAAGCCTGAACGGATCTAAAATGGACCAGCTGCCTCCTCTTTTCATTTCGGTTCTTATTTTGACACCCGTTGTGCTGATGCTCAGCAAGCAATTGAACATCTTGGAATTGGGCGAACAGGCCGCGACTTCTTTAGGCGTCAGAACGGACATGACTCGTGTGCTGCTCATCCTCAGTTCAGTCATTATGATTTCAATCGCTACAGCGATGACTGGCCCCATTGCATTTGTCGCATTCCTATCGGGACCCATAGCAAAACGACTGATTGGTGCCGGATTTTCAAGTGTCATTCCCGGCGGACTGGTCGGGGTGAACTTGGTATTAGCGGCAGATCTAATTGGCCAGTTTGCATTTACAGTACGATATCCAGCAGGCATCATCACAGGGATTTTAGGTGCACCTTATTTGATTTACCTGCTCATCCGCATGAATCGAAAGGGGGAATTATGA
- a CDS encoding ABC transporter ATP-binding protein — MKPIHRFQADQLHAGYDHKTILHGISLEIPSNKISVIIGSNACGKSTLLKTLARLIKPSAGTVLLDDEPISKMPSKQLARVLGMLPQSPIVPEGITVADLVGRGRYPHQSLLSGWTTSDYEAVAEAMDIMDITELANRNIDELSGGQRQRVWIAMALAQQTDILFLDEPTTFLDITYQVEILDLLTDLNRKHGTTIVMVLHDINLSARYADYIFALKSGKLLYEGDPEDVITADSILDIFGLDCMVIKDPISGSPFTIPKGRYHVNEVPATR; from the coding sequence ATGAAACCCATACACCGTTTCCAAGCGGACCAGCTTCATGCTGGCTATGACCATAAAACCATTCTTCACGGAATCAGCTTGGAGATCCCAAGCAACAAAATCAGCGTAATCATCGGTTCCAACGCTTGCGGGAAGTCCACGCTTTTGAAAACATTGGCAAGACTCATCAAACCTTCAGCAGGCACTGTTCTGCTGGATGACGAACCCATCAGCAAGATGCCTTCGAAGCAATTGGCACGTGTCCTCGGGATGCTTCCGCAGTCCCCCATTGTCCCAGAAGGTATAACGGTTGCGGATTTAGTCGGCCGCGGGCGTTACCCTCACCAATCATTGCTTAGCGGATGGACAACATCGGACTATGAAGCCGTTGCAGAAGCGATGGATATTATGGACATTACCGAACTTGCAAACCGCAACATTGATGAACTCTCAGGCGGACAAAGACAGCGTGTCTGGATTGCCATGGCACTTGCACAGCAAACGGATATCTTATTTCTCGATGAACCTACTACTTTCTTGGATATCACGTATCAGGTTGAAATTCTCGATTTGCTGACAGATCTTAATCGGAAGCATGGAACGACGATTGTCATGGTTCTCCACGACATTAATTTGTCCGCGCGCTATGCAGATTATATTTTTGCACTTAAGTCCGGCAAACTGCTTTATGAAGGCGATCCTGAAGATGTCATCACTGCAGATTCCATCTTAGATATCTTCGGACTGGACTGTATGGTCATTAAAGATCCCATCTCAGGATCACCCTTCACTATTCCTAAAGGCCGATATCATGTGAATGAAGTTCCAGCGACTCGATAA
- a CDS encoding SDR family oxidoreductase, with amino-acid sequence MKVLVIGANGQIGKELVSLIQKSDSLTAKAMIRKQEQASYFEDIGAETVLVDLEDDTKKIAEAAEGADAIVFAAGSGPKTGPDKTMLIDLDGAVKSIEAAKQANVKRFVLISSYDTTREAIQEADSSFAPYVAAKHYADDWLRRTDLDYTIVHPGMLTNDDATGKIEAAEKVEANKVPRDDIAQVLLACLEDNSTIGKEFQVIAGDTPVKEAISSLK; translated from the coding sequence GTGAAAGTACTTGTTATTGGAGCAAACGGACAAATCGGTAAAGAACTGGTTTCATTAATTCAGAAGAGTGATTCATTGACAGCCAAAGCAATGATCCGGAAACAAGAACAGGCTTCTTATTTTGAAGACATAGGAGCCGAAACAGTTTTAGTGGATTTAGAAGACGACACGAAGAAAATTGCAGAAGCGGCTGAAGGCGCAGATGCGATTGTATTTGCAGCCGGATCCGGACCGAAAACCGGACCGGACAAAACGATGCTCATTGACTTGGATGGCGCAGTGAAGTCAATCGAAGCTGCAAAACAAGCGAACGTAAAGCGTTTCGTATTGATCAGTTCGTATGATACGACTCGTGAAGCAATCCAAGAAGCGGATTCTTCATTCGCTCCTTACGTTGCAGCGAAACATTATGCAGACGACTGGCTCCGCAGAACGGATTTAGATTATACAATCGTTCACCCAGGTATGTTAACGAACGATGACGCAACTGGTAAAATCGAAGCTGCTGAGAAAGTCGAAGCAAACAAAGTACCTCGGGATGACATTGCTCAAGTACTGCTTGCTTGTTTAGAAGACAACTCAACAATCGGTAAGGAGTTCCAAGTAATTGCAGGAGACACTCCTGTGAAAGAAGCGATTTCCTCACTTAAATAA
- a CDS encoding GMC family oxidoreductase, producing the protein MGGGTALVKTLPKVDAVIVGSGWAGGIAAAELTKAGHRVVILERGRDKKHEDFIGTKDELRYSKRYDLMQDLNKETITSRNSMDKTALPVRNNSKARLGNNTGGAGVHWNGMSFRWLPYDFEIYSKTVERYGKDKIPKGSTMQDWGITYDELEPYYDKYEKTAGISGEENPIGPPRSDKYPNPPMKETPTIKLFKKATTDLGYHPYHMPSANLSQNYENPDGEKLNGCVYCAFCEEYGCDFGAKADPIGTVLKTAGRTGNLELRNNSNVTQVTHDGKRARGLVYTDTMTGEQFEQPADIVVLAGFVFTNTKLLLVSKIGKPYNPKTGQGIIGKNFTGHYNNLSTYIGARGFFEDKKFNNFMGTGALGATIDDFSGDNEDHTDLKFLHGYEVHYGQLGTRPIANNQVPEGTPAWGKEFKKKSLKYANRNLFITAQSGFLPNKDTYMDLDPTYKDALGNPLLRVTVTYDQQDRERAKAGVARCAEIMKEMGADTMNVDVVKDDIEFDHKFYTDHFFGGAIMGDGPDNSAVNTYSQMWDMENLFVVGGSSFPHNSNYNPTGTIGAFAYLAAEGMNKYLKSGGLLTQAELKKNA; encoded by the coding sequence TTGGGAGGAGGAACTGCATTAGTTAAAACGTTGCCTAAAGTAGATGCGGTTATTGTAGGGTCAGGATGGGCGGGAGGGATTGCTGCGGCTGAACTTACTAAAGCGGGACATAGGGTAGTGATACTTGAACGTGGCCGTGATAAAAAACATGAAGACTTTATCGGAACTAAAGATGAGCTTAGATATTCTAAACGCTATGACTTGATGCAAGATCTTAATAAGGAAACCATTACTTCCAGGAATTCCATGGACAAGACAGCACTTCCCGTTAGAAACAATTCAAAGGCAAGATTGGGAAATAATACGGGAGGTGCGGGTGTCCACTGGAATGGGATGTCGTTCCGCTGGCTGCCGTATGATTTCGAAATTTACAGTAAGACAGTAGAACGATATGGTAAAGATAAAATACCTAAAGGATCTACCATGCAGGACTGGGGCATTACGTATGACGAGTTAGAACCCTACTATGACAAGTATGAAAAAACAGCAGGAATTTCAGGGGAGGAAAATCCGATTGGACCACCGCGATCCGATAAATATCCGAACCCCCCTATGAAAGAGACACCGACGATTAAGCTGTTCAAAAAAGCGACAACTGATTTAGGCTATCATCCATATCATATGCCATCCGCAAATCTCTCTCAGAATTATGAAAATCCGGATGGGGAAAAATTAAATGGCTGTGTTTACTGTGCTTTTTGTGAAGAATATGGCTGCGATTTTGGAGCAAAAGCCGATCCAATCGGAACCGTTCTTAAGACTGCAGGGAGAACAGGAAACTTGGAACTTAGGAATAACTCGAACGTCACGCAAGTAACTCATGATGGAAAACGTGCGAGAGGACTGGTTTATACCGATACGATGACTGGTGAGCAATTTGAGCAGCCTGCTGATATTGTCGTGCTTGCAGGATTTGTATTCACAAATACCAAATTGCTGCTAGTTTCAAAAATCGGGAAACCTTATAATCCGAAAACAGGACAAGGCATCATCGGAAAAAACTTTACCGGCCATTATAATAACTTATCGACCTATATTGGTGCGCGCGGTTTCTTCGAGGACAAGAAATTTAATAATTTTATGGGCACTGGAGCATTGGGTGCTACGATTGACGATTTTAGCGGGGATAACGAAGATCATACTGATTTGAAATTCCTGCATGGATACGAAGTTCACTATGGCCAGCTGGGAACTCGCCCCATTGCGAATAACCAAGTGCCAGAAGGAACGCCTGCCTGGGGGAAAGAGTTCAAAAAAAAATCGCTGAAATATGCAAATCGTAATTTATTCATCACCGCCCAAAGCGGGTTCCTGCCGAACAAAGATACGTATATGGATTTGGATCCCACATACAAAGATGCATTGGGAAATCCGCTTCTGCGGGTAACAGTTACTTATGATCAGCAGGATCGTGAACGAGCAAAAGCCGGTGTCGCTCGATGTGCAGAAATTATGAAAGAAATGGGCGCTGATACGATGAACGTCGATGTAGTAAAGGATGATATCGAGTTCGATCATAAGTTTTATACAGACCATTTCTTTGGCGGTGCCATTATGGGAGATGGTCCTGACAACTCTGCGGTCAATACGTATTCACAAATGTGGGATATGGAAAACCTGTTTGTTGTGGGAGGTTCATCATTCCCTCATAACAGTAACTACAACCCGACTGGAACAATTGGGGCGTTCGCCTATCTGGCAGCAGAAGGAATGAATAAGTATCTGAAATCCGGCGGCTTGCTTACACAAGCAGAACTTAAGAAAAATGCATAA
- a CDS encoding gluconate 2-dehydrogenase subunit 3 family protein, which produces MAENNPSDDANAEKQKQQDMSRRKFLKNSGLVAGGLVGGSIFGGLLTNSFDSKKEQQIAQSKDAQIDVHEAMQFFTRHQDFMVLMAATEQIYPEDEDGPGAIKLDVPYYIDKQLAGRWGINGRDYRHGPYTAVLDATDKSAGPAGEQSILDRGDIFLQGLRKMDDESQKRFKTTFDKAEAEQQIEILQDFENDKVKMTGLVASEFMALLIQSTLEGAYSDPVYGGNKNMEGWKMKEFPGAQASYAGYIEQDEFKKLEPVSLRDYQGH; this is translated from the coding sequence ATGGCGGAAAATAATCCAAGCGATGATGCGAATGCAGAAAAACAAAAGCAGCAAGATATGAGTCGCCGGAAGTTCCTGAAGAATTCAGGTTTAGTGGCGGGTGGATTAGTCGGAGGTTCCATATTTGGAGGCTTGCTGACGAATAGTTTTGATTCTAAAAAAGAACAACAGATTGCGCAGAGTAAGGATGCACAAATTGACGTACATGAAGCGATGCAATTCTTTACTCGGCATCAGGATTTTATGGTATTGATGGCTGCAACGGAACAAATCTATCCTGAGGACGAGGATGGACCAGGGGCTATTAAATTAGATGTCCCTTATTATATTGACAAACAATTGGCTGGCCGTTGGGGAATCAACGGAAGAGATTACAGACATGGTCCATATACAGCCGTTTTAGATGCAACTGATAAATCTGCAGGCCCTGCTGGAGAACAATCCATTTTGGATCGGGGCGACATTTTCCTTCAAGGATTGAGGAAGATGGATGATGAAAGTCAAAAACGGTTTAAGACGACATTTGACAAAGCTGAAGCAGAGCAGCAAATAGAAATATTACAGGATTTTGAAAACGATAAAGTGAAAATGACCGGACTAGTCGCATCTGAATTTATGGCATTGCTGATCCAATCCACATTGGAAGGGGCATACTCCGATCCGGTTTATGGCGGAAACAAAAATATGGAAGGATGGAAGATGAAAGAGTTCCCTGGCGCGCAAGCTTCTTACGCAGGCTATATCGAACAAGATGAGTTCAAGAAATTGGAACCTGTCAGTTTAAGGGACTATCAAGGACACTAA
- a CDS encoding fructose bisphosphate aldolase — MNEKQFDKVKNGKGFIAALDQSGGSTPKALAAYGVNEDAYSNEDEMFTLVHDMRTRIITSSAFDAQHILGAILFEQTMDREIDGMYTADYLAEKKGIAPFLKIDKGLADEANGVQLMKPITDLDDTLKRANERHIFGTKMRSVIKEPNEEGIKAVVDQQFEVGKQIIAAGLVPIIEPEVDINSANKPACEELLKTELLNHLDQLKDDENVMLKLTIPTEANLYRELIKHPRVVRVVALSGGYSTDIANEKLKENEGLIASFSRALSQDLNANQSDDEFNDALGKAVQSIYEASI; from the coding sequence ATGAATGAAAAACAATTTGACAAGGTGAAAAACGGAAAAGGGTTCATTGCAGCGCTTGACCAAAGCGGCGGCAGTACTCCTAAAGCACTTGCAGCATACGGTGTGAATGAAGATGCGTATTCAAACGAAGATGAAATGTTTACACTGGTGCATGATATGCGGACAAGAATCATCACCTCATCCGCTTTTGACGCACAGCACATTCTAGGTGCGATTCTTTTCGAACAAACGATGGATCGTGAAATTGACGGTATGTATACCGCTGATTATTTAGCTGAAAAGAAAGGAATTGCTCCTTTCCTTAAAATTGATAAAGGTCTTGCAGATGAAGCAAATGGAGTCCAGCTCATGAAGCCTATTACTGATTTGGATGACACATTAAAACGTGCAAACGAGCGTCATATTTTCGGGACAAAAATGCGTTCTGTCATTAAAGAACCAAATGAAGAAGGCATTAAAGCTGTTGTCGATCAGCAATTTGAAGTCGGGAAGCAAATTATTGCTGCCGGTCTCGTGCCGATCATCGAACCGGAAGTGGACATTAACAGCGCAAACAAACCAGCTTGCGAAGAATTATTGAAAACGGAACTTCTTAATCATTTGGATCAGTTGAAAGATGATGAAAATGTCATGTTGAAACTGACGATTCCTACCGAGGCAAACTTGTACAGGGAACTGATTAAGCACCCTAGAGTGGTACGAGTTGTCGCACTTTCTGGGGGGTACTCGACTGATATTGCCAATGAAAAGCTGAAAGAGAATGAAGGTCTGATTGCCAGCTTCTCAAGAGCTCTCAGCCAGGACTTGAATGCGAACCAATCAGACGATGAGTTCAATGATGCTCTCGGAAAAGCGGTTCAATCGATTTACGAAGCATCTATTTAA
- a CDS encoding universal stress protein: MNIAVAVDGSESALRATQHALMLVQYLPETHLEIIFVTDFSKVEDERLLSQSPKNLAAYQKKNIQPVVKLAREAGVEPKVTLLKGQTGPAIIKYVNASEVDQLILGSRGLTAFKGLIFGSVSEKVVKRMSCPVTLVK; this comes from the coding sequence ATGAATATTGCAGTGGCTGTGGATGGCTCGGAGAGTGCATTACGTGCGACGCAACACGCACTGATGCTTGTTCAGTATTTGCCGGAGACGCATTTGGAAATTATTTTTGTAACCGATTTTAGTAAGGTGGAAGACGAACGGCTTTTATCGCAAAGTCCTAAAAATCTTGCTGCGTATCAAAAGAAAAATATCCAGCCTGTTGTGAAATTAGCACGTGAAGCCGGGGTAGAACCGAAAGTTACGTTGTTGAAAGGGCAGACGGGCCCTGCAATTATCAAATATGTGAATGCAAGTGAAGTTGATCAGCTAATACTCGGGAGCCGGGGGCTGACGGCGTTTAAAGGGCTTATATTTGGGAGTGTCAGTGAGAAAGTAGTTAAGCGCATGAGTTGTCCTGTGACACTTGTGAAGTAA